The following coding sequences lie in one Alphaproteobacteria bacterium genomic window:
- a CDS encoding branched-chain amino acid ABC transporter permease, which produces MPRAVQHLAFVVAPVVAAMALLPLAYSNQLLLFNFVVFLALAQGVNVIYGFTGYLPFGYVGFFGAGAYGFSLAVIHLEWGPLPALGAGVLAALVLGVILTPLLRLSGAYFAIANLAAAQALFQIISNPNLTDITKGPYGISLSGVFSPNFSYGIAVGILAATLCLVVYLRNSKFGLSLQAIREDAISAGMAGVNVVRSRTIAWLMSAFVAGVIGGVFAWYVSVFYPDTVFSPEFSIFAIVFALFGGVATITGPILGVAILYGIYNAIGISTPQYFQLIYGVLIVGLVLFLPNGLVSIFKRLGYDVP; this is translated from the coding sequence GTGCCTAGGGCAGTGCAACATCTTGCGTTCGTCGTCGCTCCGGTCGTGGCGGCGATGGCGCTTCTTCCGCTTGCCTATTCGAACCAGCTTCTTCTCTTCAATTTCGTGGTCTTCCTGGCGCTCGCCCAGGGGGTCAACGTCATCTATGGGTTCACCGGTTACCTTCCGTTCGGCTATGTGGGATTTTTCGGGGCGGGAGCCTACGGTTTCTCCCTCGCGGTCATCCATCTCGAGTGGGGGCCGCTCCCAGCCCTCGGGGCCGGCGTCCTCGCGGCCTTGGTGCTCGGCGTCATTCTCACGCCACTCCTGCGCCTTTCGGGCGCTTATTTCGCGATCGCAAATCTTGCGGCGGCGCAAGCGCTCTTCCAAATAATCTCCAACCCGAACCTGACGGACATCACCAAGGGCCCCTACGGCATCTCCCTGTCCGGGGTGTTCAGCCCCAATTTCAGCTATGGGATTGCGGTCGGCATTCTTGCGGCCACGCTTTGCCTTGTCGTTTATCTCCGCAATTCGAAGTTCGGGCTCTCCCTCCAAGCGATCCGCGAAGACGCAATAAGTGCGGGCATGGCCGGCGTCAACGTCGTGCGCAGCCGCACCATCGCATGGCTGATGAGCGCTTTCGTCGCGGGCGTGATCGGCGGCGTCTTCGCCTGGTACGTCTCGGTCTTCTACCCGGACACGGTGTTCAGCCCGGAATTCAGCATTTTCGCGATCGTCTTTGCGCTCTTCGGCGGGGTCGCGACGATTACTGGCCCGATTCTCGGTGTCGCGATCCTCTATGGCATTTACAACGCGATCGGTATCTCAACACCTCAATATTTCCAGCTCATCTATGGCGTCCTGATCGTGGGCCTCGTGCTGTTTCTGCCAAACGGGCTTGTCTCGATTTTCAAAAGGCTCGGCTACGATGTTCCCTGA
- a CDS encoding ABC transporter ATP-binding protein, translating to MFPDRPSNASGVPLLRIDALVKRFGGFRALDGVSFHVKAGEILGLVGPNGSGKTTCINVISGLYRPDGGAIDYRGRSIGGLKSHKLVHLGINRTFQVPKPFLTLTVRENVEVAATYGRSEGGALDIEALLASLELDAQASRPAAELNSVQQKMLDLARALATKPRLLCIDELAAGLNPAELDRVAEKLRALAREGTALLVVEHLMGFIDHVTDRVIVLNAGKEIFEGALSAAVRDSQVVEVFLGTEDGS from the coding sequence ATGTTCCCTGACCGACCATCCAATGCGTCCGGCGTGCCGCTCTTGCGGATCGATGCCCTTGTGAAGCGCTTCGGCGGATTCCGCGCCCTCGATGGCGTGAGCTTTCACGTCAAGGCGGGTGAAATTCTCGGCCTCGTTGGCCCAAACGGCTCGGGCAAGACGACCTGCATCAACGTCATTTCCGGCCTTTACAGACCCGATGGCGGCGCCATCGACTACCGGGGCCGATCGATCGGCGGGCTCAAATCCCACAAGCTCGTCCATCTCGGCATAAATCGCACATTTCAAGTGCCGAAGCCGTTTCTGACCCTGACTGTTCGGGAAAACGTCGAAGTCGCCGCCACCTACGGCCGATCGGAAGGGGGGGCGCTCGACATCGAAGCACTCTTGGCTTCCCTTGAGCTCGATGCACAAGCGAGCCGGCCGGCCGCGGAACTCAACAGCGTGCAGCAGAAGATGCTCGACCTCGCGCGTGCACTCGCGACCAAGCCGCGGCTTCTTTGCATCGACGAGCTGGCCGCGGGCCTCAACCCGGCGGAGCTCGACCGCGTTGCGGAGAAATTGCGCGCACTCGCGCGCGAGGGTACCGCACTCCTCGTCGTCGAGCATCTTATGGGATTCATCGATCACGTGACGGACCGGGTTATTGTGCTCAATGCGGGAAAGGAGATATTCGAAGGGGCACTCTCGGCGGCCGTCCGGGATAGCCAAGTCGTCGAGGTCTTCCTGGGGACGGAAGATGGCAGCTGA
- a CDS encoding ABC transporter ATP-binding protein: protein MAAELLRASGLEAGYGRVQVLWGAGLGVHARETVVLLGANGAGKTTLLKVLMGLLPAWQGAIAFAGADVTALRTDKRVRSGMVYMSETGCFPGLTVEENLRIGGQFMAAADLRAKIAELYGIFPAIAERKSALASSLSGGQRKMLGIAKALVANPTLLLMDEPSAGLSPLFVKEVIRVLGRFRGSGLSLLIAEQNVRFLDLADRVYTLEGGRVGFEGSVAAMHENDALRRAYFGLK from the coding sequence ATGGCAGCTGAGCTATTGAGAGCGAGCGGTCTCGAGGCGGGCTATGGCCGCGTCCAAGTGCTATGGGGTGCCGGGCTTGGTGTGCATGCCCGCGAGACGGTGGTGCTGCTAGGCGCAAACGGTGCCGGCAAGACGACACTTCTCAAGGTTCTGATGGGCCTTTTGCCGGCGTGGCAAGGCGCTATTGCTTTCGCGGGCGCTGACGTGACAGCGCTTCGCACCGACAAGCGCGTGCGTTCGGGCATGGTTTATATGTCGGAGACCGGCTGCTTTCCCGGCCTCACGGTCGAGGAGAATCTTCGTATCGGCGGTCAGTTCATGGCTGCCGCCGATTTGCGAGCGAAGATCGCGGAGCTTTACGGGATTTTCCCGGCGATCGCCGAGCGCAAGTCGGCCCTCGCCAGCAGTCTGTCCGGTGGGCAACGCAAGATGCTCGGCATCGCCAAAGCACTCGTGGCCAATCCCACGCTGCTGCTGATGGATGAGCCGTCGGCCGGCCTTTCCCCCCTTTTCGTCAAGGAGGTCATCCGCGTGCTCGGTCGGTTCCGCGGCTCTGGGCTTTCGCTACTCATCGCCGAGCAGAACGTGAGGTTTCTCGATCTCGCGGACCGGGTCTATACGCTCGAGGGAGGCCGCGTCGGATTCGAGGGTAGTGTCGCGGCAATGCACGAGAACGACGCGCTCCGTCGCGCCTATTTTGGCCTCAAGTAG